In Candidatus Binataceae bacterium, the genomic stretch GCCTACTTTTCTTGTCGGCGATTGGCCGCTGGTCGGCGCGCAGAGCGAGGATGTGATGCGCCGCGTGCTCAAACGCGCGAGCGAACTGGAAAACGCGGGCGCCTGACGTCGTCGGCCGCGCGGCGGCTCGCCGCCGCCGCGCCCCGGATGCCATCAACGTGTTATGATCGATGCGGTGAAGCCCGCCGCGGAGGTAATCCGTCTCGATTTGAGAGGCGTTAAATGCCCGCTCAATTGGGCGCATGCCAAGGTGCGCCTGGAGCGGATGGCCAGGGGCGAAACGCTGGAACTGACGCTCGACGATCCGCGCGGCGCACGCGACATCCCGCGCGCCGCCGAGGGCGAGGGGTACGCTATAGTCGAGACCCGCGCTGCGGCAGGCGTCTGGATACTCAGGATCGAAAAGTAACCGGCGCCAACTGTTAATAATCGATAAAGACCCGCCTCTTTGCGGGCGCGGGCTTACATCCCGATCAAATCCGCGCGCTCGATAACGTGGCGGATGCCGCGGACGGACGCGACGTCGATCATCACGCCTTCGTAGGTAACTGCGCCGAGGCCGTCGGCCTCGGCCTTGGCGTAAACCTCGGCCATCTTGCGCGCCCGCGCGACCTCTTCCCTGGTCGGCGAATAGACTTCGTTGGCGAGATCGATCTGGCTCGGATGGATCGCCCATTTGCCGACGAAGCCCAGGATCGACGCCCAGGTCGCCTCACGCCGGTACCCTTCGGGATCGTGGAAGTCGGCGAAAGGACCGTCGATCGCGTCGATTCCGGCCGCGCGCGCCGCGACCACGATCTTGTTGCGCGCATAATGCCACATGTCGCCGGGATAGCCCGGAGCGCCCTTGGCCGGAAAGCGCACGCCCTGCGAAGCGCTGAAATCGCCGGGGCCGAAAATGATCGCCTCCAGCCGCGGCGTACATCGCGCTATCTCCTCGACGTTGATCAGCGCCTGCACTTCCTCGATTAGGACCTCGAGCCCGATGCGCCGCTTGCGTTTGAGCGTCATTTCAATCCCCGAGAGCAAAGTATCGACGAACCAGATGTCGCGCGGCGCCTTGACCTTGGGAATGATTATCAGGTCGAGGTTGTCGCCCGCTTTCTCGGCAAGCTCGATCACCTCGCGGTAGGCGTACTCGGTTTCGACGTTGTTGATCCGCACGGCGCGGGTTTTTTTGCCCCAGTCCAAACCGTTCAGCGCGTCGATAACGCGGCCGAGCGCCGCGACTTTTTCGTTGGGCGCAACCGAATCCTCGAGGTCGAGGAACACGAGGTCGGC encodes the following:
- a CDS encoding sulfurtransferase TusA family protein; this encodes MIDAVKPAAEVIRLDLRGVKCPLNWAHAKVRLERMARGETLELTLDDPRGARDIPRAAEGEGYAIVETRAAAGVWILRIEK
- a CDS encoding CoA ester lyase; this encodes MRLRRSELSTPGSNQRMIERAAASSADLVFLDLEDSVAPNEKVAALGRVIDALNGLDWGKKTRAVRINNVETEYAYREVIELAEKAGDNLDLIIIPKVKAPRDIWFVDTLLSGIEMTLKRKRRIGLEVLIEEVQALINVEEIARCTPRLEAIIFGPGDFSASQGVRFPAKGAPGYPGDMWHYARNKIVVAARAAGIDAIDGPFADFHDPEGYRREATWASILGFVGKWAIHPSQIDLANEVYSPTREEVARARKMAEVYAKAEADGLGAVTYEGVMIDVASVRGIRHVIERADLIGM